GTGCCGCAATGCCGGAGTTAGTGGTTGTCACCCGGCAACCGTTTCGGGCACTGTGACAGAGTTGCTCGGCCCACGACACAACGAGGTCACAACTCGCAGCGCGCCAGTGACAGTCGCGCGCCGATCATCGAAGATCCATCTCATCCGCCCTGCATCCCCCAGGGCTCCTTTCTCGTCGGAGGAAGCGAACGTGGACAAACCCCCAAGCTGGACGCGTCGCGTCTCGGCCGGCTTCGCGGCGTCGGTCGTCGCTGCCGGTGCGCTCACGCTGACGGCCAGCGCTACCAGCGCGAGCGCCGCACCCCAGGCACCGGCCAAGGCCCCGAAGGGCCATGGGTCCGACAAGCTCGGATCGCACGACCACGAGCTGCTCGCCCAGGCCCGGGCCAAGGGCGACAAGCGCGTGGTCCTGATCGTCGCCACCGACAAGGGCAAGGCCGGCACTGTCGCCGACGAGCTCCGCAAGCTGGGCGCCACGGTGGCCAAGGAGGTGGATGGAGTCGGATACGTCCGCGCGTCCGTGCCCACCGACGCCGTGCTCCAGGCCGCGAAGCTGCCCGGCGTGGCGGCCATCGACCTGAACGAGTCGATCCCGCTGCCGAAGCCCGAGCCGGTCACCGGCTCCGCGGAGGGAGCAGCGCAGGCCGCCGCCGCGGCGGCACCCGGTCCGGACACTCCGGCCGCCAACCCGTACATGCCGACCAACGAGACCGGTGCCGTCGCGTTCAAGCAGACCCACCCGGAGTGGGACGGCCGCGGCGTGACGATCGGCATCATGGACTCCGGTGTGGACCTCGACAACCCGGCGCTCCAGACCACCTCCACCGGCGAGCGCAAGATCGTCGACTGGTTCACCGCCACCGACCCGCTGCTGGACGGTGACGGCACCTGGCGCGCCATGCTGACCGAGGTGACCGGGCCGACCTTCAGCTACGCGGGCGCCACCTGGACGGCGCCGGCCGGCACCTGGCGGATCAACCGGTTCTCGGAGAGCATCACCGCCAACGACGAGCCCGGCGGTGACATCAACAAGGACGGCGACAAGACCGACACGTTCGGCATCCTGTACGACTCGGCGAGCCACGACATCCGGGTCGACACGAACCAGAACCGCGACTTCACCGACGACCCGGTGATGCGCCCCTACCAGGAGCGCTTCGACGTCGGCCACTTCGGGACCGACAACCCGGCCACCGCGATCGCGGAGCGGACCCCGTTCGTCGTCGAGTACCGCGAGGACGTCGACACCACGCCCGCCGGGCTGCCCGGCAAGGCCGACTTCGTCAACATCGGCATCGTCGAGGCCCAGCACGGCTCGCATGTCGCCGGCATCACCGCGGCGAATGACATGTTCGGCGACGCCGCGTTCGACGGGGCCGCGCCCGGCGCCAAGCTGGTCTCGGCCCGGGCCTGCAGCTGGGGCGGCGGCTGCACCTACGCGGCGCTCACCGACGGCATGGTGGAGCTCGTGGTCAACCGGCACGTCGACGTGATCAACATGTCGATCGGTGGCCTGCCCGCGCTCAACGACGCCAACAACGCCCGCGCCCAGCTCTACGACCGGCTGATCAACGACTACGGCGTGCAGCTGTTCATCTCGGCGGGCAACTCCGGCCCGGGCACCAACACCGTCGGCGACCCGTCGGTGGCGAGCAGCGTGGTGAGCGTGGCCGCCGGGATCAGCAAGGAGACCTGGCTGGCCAACTACGGCTCCGAGACCCGGACGCCGTACCAGCTGTTCAACTTCTCCTCCCGCGGGCCGCGGGAGGACGGCGGATTCAAGCCGAACATCACCGCACCCGGCTCGGCCATCTCCACCACGCCGCTGTGGCAGCCGGGCGGACCGGTACCGGAGGCCGGTTACCAGCTGCCGCCGGGCTACTCGATGCTCAACGGCACCTCGATGGCCTCGCCGCAGGCCACCGGCGCGGCGGCGCTGCTGCTCTCGGCCGCCAAGGCCAACGGGTTCGGGGTCTCCCCCGCCGAGCTGCGTCGCGCGATCTACTCCTCGGCCAAGTGGATCGAGGGCGTGCCGGCACACGGCCAGGGCAACGGCATGTTCAACACCGTCGGCGCCTGGAACCTGCTCGCCGGCCGCGGTCTCCAGCCGCGGAACTACGCGGCCACCGCGCCGGTCTGCTCCGCGCTGTCCGGCTACCTGGCGACTCCGGGCACGGGTACCGGTGTCTACAACGCGTGCGCCGCGAGCCAGGGCGGTCAGGCGCCCAACGTGGACAAGACCTACACTCTCACCTTCACCCGGACCACCGGTCCGGACCGGCCCATCCGGCACGACGTGAGCCTGCTGGGCAACGACGGCACGTTCCGCGACTACCGGCACAGCCTGGTGCTGCCGTTGAACACGCCGGTCAAGCTCCAGCTCGAGACCAAGGGCGGGTACGGCGTGCACAGCGCCGTCATGCGGGTCGACGACCCGGCCACCCCCGGCGTCGACTTCGAGGTGCTCAACACGATCGTCATCGGCCAGGACGTGAGCGCCCCGGACTACCGCGTCACCACCTCCGGCTCGGTGGACCGCAACGGGTTCACCTCGTACTTCGTCAACGTGCCGGCGGGCGCGTCGGCGCTGCAGGTGAACCTGTCGGGCCTGGCCAACGGCTCGCAGACCCGGTTCATCGCGTTCAACCCGTACGGGGTGCCGGTCGAGAGCACGGCCAGCACCGGCTGCTACAACAACTTCACGAACCCGGCCAACACCTGCAAGGCGGACGAGCGCGACTACGCCAACCCGCTGCCGGGCCTGTGGGAGATCGAGGTCGAGTCGCGGCGTACCTCTCCGCTGCTGGCGAACCCCTTCACGCTCACTGCCGCGGTGCAGGGCGTGACGGTCGACCCGGCGACGGTGGAGCTGCCGTCGGTCACCGCCGGTCAGGCCACCCCGGTGACCTGGAGCCTGACCAACGCCTTCGGTCCGGTGACGGTGAGCGGCAAGGGCGGCCCGCTGGGCAGCGCGGCGGTCAGCCGACCGACCATCGCGGACGGTGAGCAGCAGACGTACCACGTGACCGTTCCGGCCGGCGCGACCCGGCTCGACGTGGCGATCAACAACCCGAGCGACCCGAAGGCCGACCTGGACCTGGTCGTCCAGCGCAACGGGGTCCGGGTGGCCTCGTCGGCCGACGGTGACTCGGACGAGTCGGTGTCGATCGCGAACCCGGCCGCCGGCACCTACGACGTGATCATCGACGGGTACTCCGTGCCCGCCGGCACCACGACGTACGACTACCGGGACGTGTTCTACGCCGCCGCGCTCGGCAGCCTGGACGCGACCGCGACCACCGTGGCGCTGGGCAACGGCGCGTCGGCCAGCCTGAGTGGCTCGGTGACGGCGCAGTCGGCGCCGGCACCGGGTCGCCGCCTCTTCGGTGAGCTGCTCGTGGTCACCGACCAGGGAGCGGTCGTCGGGCGCGGGAACGTCTCGATCGGTGCCGTGAACTGATCATCTGGTAGGACCACGGAGCCCGTCCCCGGACCCGGGGGCGGGCTCCGTGCCGTCGGGCCGGGTCAGGCGCGGCGGGCGGACTCCACGACGAACGGGGTGCCCTGCTGGCAGGTGGTCATCATGTCCGGCTGCGGGTGACCGGTGACGGTGACCCGGGCCCCGGGCGTCAACACGTCGCGCGGGCCGCCGACCAGCAGGTTGCCGTCGAGCAGCAGGCAGTTCGGCTCCACCCCGGCCTGCACCGTGCCGGTGAGCGTGGCGGCGCCGGGGCCGGGCGGCTTCGACGGGCCGCCGGGCTTCGCGGGTGTCGGGTCGACCGGGTTCTGCGGGTCACCCGGCGTGCCGCTCGGGTCCGGGCTGGGCTGGCTGGTCACCGAGGCGGCTCCCGTCGGTCCGGGGCTGGTGGGCGTGGTGCCGGGGCTGCCGGGCTCGACGCCCGGGCCGGCGCAGGCGCTCAGCGCCAGACCGGCGACCAGGGCGACGAGCGCCGTCCGAGGAGTCTTCATGCCCGGTTGGACGTGCTTCGCGGGGAATCCGTTCCGGCGGGTCAGCCCCGGCCGGCGGCGGCCTTCAGGTCCCGCTTGAGCTCCTGCGGCAGCGAGAAGGTCAGCCGCTCGTTGGCGGTGGTGACCTCGTCGACGTCGGTGAAGCCCCGCTCGGCCAGGTGCGCGAGCACCTGCTGGACCAGCTCGTCCGGCACGCTGGCGCCCGAGGTGACGCCGACCGTGCGGGCGTCAGCCAGCCAGGCGTCGTCGATCTCGTGGGCGAAGTCGACCAGGTGCCCGGCCCGGGCGCCGGCGTCCAGGGCGACCTCGACCAGGCGCACCGAGTTGGAGGAGTTGCGCGAGCCGACCACGAGCACCACGTCGCAGTCCGGGGCGATCTCCTTGACCACGTGCTGCCGGTTGGAGGTGGCGTAGCAGATGTCGTCACTGGGCGGCGACTGGAGCAGCGGCAGCTTCTGCTTGAGCCGGGCGACGGTCTCCAGGGTCTCGTCGACCGAGAGGGTGGTCTGGGAGAGCCAGACGACCTTGCTCGGGTCCCGCACGGTGACCTTGTCGACGCCGTCCGGGCCGTCCACGAGCTGGATGTGCGCCGGGGCCTCACCGGCGGTGCCGATGACCTCCTCGTGCCCCTCGTGGCCGATCAGCAGGATGTCGTAGTCCTCGGCGGCGAACCGCCGGGCCTCCTGGTGCACCTTGGTGACCAGCGGGCAGGTCGCGTCGATCGCCTTGAGCGAGCGCTCCTTGGCCTGCTCGTAGACCTCGGGGGCGACGCCGTGCGCGGAGAAGATCACGGTGGCGCCCTCCGGCACCTCCTCGTTCTCCTCCACGAAGATCGCGCCCTTGGCCTCCAGGGTCTGCACCACGTGCTTGTTGTGCACGATCTGCTTGCGGACGTAGATCGGGGCGCCGTAGAGCTTCAACGCCTCCTCGACGGTCTGCACCGCCCGGTCCACGCCCGCGCAGTAGCCGCGGGGCTTGGCCAGGAGCACGCGCTTGCCGGTCCGGGGAGTGGTCTCAGCCTCAGTCACCCGACCATCGTACGTGCCCGGTTTTCGCCCGACAGCGCCTGCGACCCGGACCACAGCCGGGGCACCGGCTGGCCGGGTGGGCGGACCGGTGGCGCGTACGGCCACCGGATGACCCGTTCCGGTCACGAGAGGACGCGCGCGGCGGTGTCGGCCCCGGGCCGTAGGGTGGGCGGGTGAGCACGGGCGAGGCGGGGCAGGGCGGCGAGGCGGGCCGGAGCACGTCGGAGGAGCCGTGGCCGGTCCGGGTGGTCAGCCAGAAGATCAGCGCGTGGATCGCCCGGCTGGGCTGGGTCTGGGTGGACGGGCAGGTCGCGCAGATCAGCCGGCGGCCCGGCGCGACGACCGTCTTCCTCACCCTGCGTGACCCGTCCGCCGACCTCAGCCTCACCGTCACCACCAACCGGGACGTGCTCGACGCGGGCGCGCCCGAGCTGCGCGAGGGCGCCCGGGTGGTGCTGCACGCCAAGCCGGAGTTCTACGCCGCCCGGGGCACGCTCAGCCTGCGCGCCGACGAGATCCGTCAGGTCGGTCTGGGCGAGCTGCTGGCCCGGCTGGAGAAGCTCAAGAAGCTGCTCGCCGCCGAGGGGCTCTTCGACCGGGCCCGCAAGCGCCGCCCGCCGTTCCTGCCCGGGCGGATCGGTCTGATCACCGGCCGGGCCTCGGCCGCCGAGCGGGACGTGCTCACCAACGCCCGGCGGCGCTGGCCGGCGGTGGATTTCCGCACGGTCAACGTCGCGGTGCAGGGGCCGAGCGCGGTGCCGCAGATCGTCGACGCGCTGAAGGTGCTCGACGCCGATCCGACCATCGACGTGATCGTCATCGCCCGGGGCGGGGGCAGCATCGAGGACCTGCTCCCCTTCTCCGACGAGGCGCTGTGCCGGGCCGTCTTCGCCTGCCGCACGCCGGTGGTCAGCGCGATCGGCCACGAGACGGACGCGCCGCTGCTCGACTACGTCGCCGACGTCCGCGCGTCCACGCCGACCGACGCCGCCAAGCGGATCGTTCCCGACCTCACCGAGGAGGTCCGCCTCATCGGCCAGGCCCGCTCGCGGCTGGAGCGGGCGGTGCGCAACCTGGTCGACCGGGAGTCGCACCGCCTTGACCTGCTCCGGTCGCGCCCGGTGCTGGCCCGGCCCCAGGTGATGGTGGAGCAGCGGGCGACCGAGGTGACCGCGCTGCGCGACCGGGCCGGGCGGTGCCTGGACCACCGGCTCGGCGCCGCCGGCGACGACCTGCGACACACCCTGGCCCGGCTGCGGGCCCTCTCCCCGGCGGCGACCCTCGACCGGGGCTACGCGATCGTCCAGCGGGCCGACGGCCACGTGGTCCGCGCGGCGTCCGAGGTGGCCAAGGGCGATCCGCTGCGGGTACGGCTCGCCGAGGGCGAGCTCGCCGCGACCGTGGACGGCTGATGGAATGGGACCGATGACTGACGAGAAGAAGGACGAGCGGCTCAGCTACGAGCAGGCCCGCGCGGAGCTGGCCCAGGTGGTCGAGCGGCTGGAGGCCGGCGGCACCTCGCTGGAGGAGTCGTTGGCGCTCTGGGAGCGCGGCGAGCAGCTCGCCGGGATCTGCCAGCGCTGGCTGGACGGCGCCCGGGCCCGAATCGACGCCGCCCGGCAGCGCGCCGAGGAGTAGGCGGGCACGCCCACGGGACGGCCGGAGCCGTCCCGTGGGGCGTGCCGGGTTCAGTTGAACAGGTTGTAGAACTCCGCCGGCGCCTCGACGACCTGGTCGGCCGGGGGCTTCTGCGCGGCGGTCGCGTTGCCGTAGTCCGTGTACGTGATCTTGATGTCCTGGGCGGCGCTCTGCCCGGCGGCGGGGACCTGCAGCACCAGCTCGCTGAGCCGGCCCTGCGGGTCGACCTTGGCGGTGAACGGCACCGTCTGCGCCTGCGCGCCGAGCGCGGTGATCACCGCCGGGTCGAGCGAGCCGGCCTCGGCCGCCTTCGAGATGTCGACGGTGCCCGCGTACGCGCCGTCGCCGGTCTGGTGGACCTCGGTGATCCCCTGGGTCAGCACGGCGCTGCCCGCCGGGTCGAGCTTGTCGAAGTCGAAGCCGAGCGCCCGGTTGCCCTTGATCCGGGTCTGGTCGAGGTGCTGGTACTTGCCGAGGTTGAGCTTCTGCACCCCGGGGACGCTGCTGGCGGCCTTCCCGCCGAGCTCGACCTTCACCCAGCTGTCCGGCTTGTAGTGGATCAGGTCCAGCTTCATCATCAGGTCGGACGACGCGTCGCCGATCGTCATCCGCATCTGTGCGCTCTGGCTCGGCTCGTGCACCTGCCCCTCGGCGGTGGAGCCGGCGCCGGACATGGTGAACCGGAAGTTCCCGTCGCGGATGGCGTTGGTGGAGTCGAGCAACGCCTGCTTGGCGTCGCCGGTGCCCGGCGTGCCGCTCGGGGCGATGCTGCCGGAGACCGTCGGGGACGCGGAGGCCCCCGCCTCGCCGGTCCCGGTGCCGTTGCAGGCCGTCAGGCCGGGGATGAGCAGCGCCGCGGCGAAGGCCGCCGCGCTGAAGCGTCGAATCTTCACGTGAACTCTCCAGGTGGGTCGTCCGGCCCACGGAGGCGCCGGAGGCGGTGCGCCGCAGCCCTGGACGCCGGCTCCGGCGCACGAGCCCCGTCGCGCCGCGGTGACGGCGATGGGCTCGCGTCCTCTTCTGTTCCCTGAAGCGGTGTTGCGCAATCCCTGTCCGGTCCGAGCGGCCTGCGCCCGCAGCTCGGCCCGGTCAGCGCAGCGCGGTGGCGAGCTGGCGCAGCTCGTTCTCCCGGGCGTCACCGACCACGATCACCGTGCGGTTCGGCTGCATCAGGACCAGGGCCCGCTCGTTGTTCCGGGCGCTGTACCGCTGCCAGCTCCCGCCGGGCAGCTCGGCCGGCCCCTGCGGCTGGCCGCCCTTCAGCTCGGCCGGCAGCAGCTTGTCGGCGGGCACGTTGCTCTCCACCAGCTGCGCGCCCCGGCCCTCCGGAGTCAGGTAGCCGATCCGCAGCGTCGCGCCGCCCGGCTCCGCCTGGTAGCGGGCGCTGACCGTACGCCAGCCGGAGGCCAGCCCCGCCGGGCGGCTGACCGGGAAGGCACCCGCCGCCTGGGCCTGCTCGACGGCGGGTCCGGGGTCGACGCGGGCCGGCTCGTCCCCGCCCAGGAAGCCCCGGTAGAAGGCGAGCAGCAGCACGATCGGGACCAGCAGCACCAGCAGCGAGAGGGCCATGTCCCGGGGCGACCGCTCGGAGCGCGACTTCTCCTTACGGGCGGGCGGCGCCGGCTGGTCGCCGGAGACGGCCGGGTGGGGGCCGGCCCCGCCCCGGGCCGGCCCGTCGACCGGCTCGACCAGGGCCGGCTGGCCCGCGTCGGCCAGCGGCGCGAGCCCCGCCGACGGTTCGACCAGGGCCGCCTCTCCCGCCTCGGCGGTCGGCCCGGCGGTCGACCGGACCGGCGGCTGGCCGTCGGGCGGGGTGGGGTCGGACGGTACGCGGTCGGCAGGCTGTGCGGGTTCCACCCGGCCATTCTCGCAGCCGTCCGGCTGGCGTGATCCTGGCCTCCTCCGCCCCGCTCCGGCGCCGAACCTGAGATCGTGTGAGGATCAGCGACAAAGCCGGCGGCGGCGACGGCCGCATCCCGCCGGTCCACCCCGCAACGTCGCGAGGAGGAAGCCGTCATGTCAACCATCAGGACGCGGACCCCGCAGAACCTCGACCGCAACCTCGCCCTCG
This sequence is a window from Micromonospora sp. NBRC 110009. Protein-coding genes within it:
- a CDS encoding exodeoxyribonuclease VII small subunit; amino-acid sequence: MTDEKKDERLSYEQARAELAQVVERLEAGGTSLEESLALWERGEQLAGICQRWLDGARARIDAARQRAEE
- a CDS encoding DUF4245 domain-containing protein, which gives rise to MEPAQPADRVPSDPTPPDGQPPVRSTAGPTAEAGEAALVEPSAGLAPLADAGQPALVEPVDGPARGGAGPHPAVSGDQPAPPARKEKSRSERSPRDMALSLLVLLVPIVLLLAFYRGFLGGDEPARVDPGPAVEQAQAAGAFPVSRPAGLASGWRTVSARYQAEPGGATLRIGYLTPEGRGAQLVESNVPADKLLPAELKGGQPQGPAELPGGSWQRYSARNNERALVLMQPNRTVIVVGDARENELRQLATALR
- the xseA gene encoding exodeoxyribonuclease VII large subunit, which translates into the protein MVSQKISAWIARLGWVWVDGQVAQISRRPGATTVFLTLRDPSADLSLTVTTNRDVLDAGAPELREGARVVLHAKPEFYAARGTLSLRADEIRQVGLGELLARLEKLKKLLAAEGLFDRARKRRPPFLPGRIGLITGRASAAERDVLTNARRRWPAVDFRTVNVAVQGPSAVPQIVDALKVLDADPTIDVIVIARGGGSIEDLLPFSDEALCRAVFACRTPVVSAIGHETDAPLLDYVADVRASTPTDAAKRIVPDLTEEVRLIGQARSRLERAVRNLVDRESHRLDLLRSRPVLARPQVMVEQRATEVTALRDRAGRCLDHRLGAAGDDLRHTLARLRALSPAATLDRGYAIVQRADGHVVRAASEVAKGDPLRVRLAEGELAATVDG
- a CDS encoding S8 family serine peptidase, with protein sequence MDKPPSWTRRVSAGFAASVVAAGALTLTASATSASAAPQAPAKAPKGHGSDKLGSHDHELLAQARAKGDKRVVLIVATDKGKAGTVADELRKLGATVAKEVDGVGYVRASVPTDAVLQAAKLPGVAAIDLNESIPLPKPEPVTGSAEGAAQAAAAAAPGPDTPAANPYMPTNETGAVAFKQTHPEWDGRGVTIGIMDSGVDLDNPALQTTSTGERKIVDWFTATDPLLDGDGTWRAMLTEVTGPTFSYAGATWTAPAGTWRINRFSESITANDEPGGDINKDGDKTDTFGILYDSASHDIRVDTNQNRDFTDDPVMRPYQERFDVGHFGTDNPATAIAERTPFVVEYREDVDTTPAGLPGKADFVNIGIVEAQHGSHVAGITAANDMFGDAAFDGAAPGAKLVSARACSWGGGCTYAALTDGMVELVVNRHVDVINMSIGGLPALNDANNARAQLYDRLINDYGVQLFISAGNSGPGTNTVGDPSVASSVVSVAAGISKETWLANYGSETRTPYQLFNFSSRGPREDGGFKPNITAPGSAISTTPLWQPGGPVPEAGYQLPPGYSMLNGTSMASPQATGAAALLLSAAKANGFGVSPAELRRAIYSSAKWIEGVPAHGQGNGMFNTVGAWNLLAGRGLQPRNYAATAPVCSALSGYLATPGTGTGVYNACAASQGGQAPNVDKTYTLTFTRTTGPDRPIRHDVSLLGNDGTFRDYRHSLVLPLNTPVKLQLETKGGYGVHSAVMRVDDPATPGVDFEVLNTIVIGQDVSAPDYRVTTSGSVDRNGFTSYFVNVPAGASALQVNLSGLANGSQTRFIAFNPYGVPVESTASTGCYNNFTNPANTCKADERDYANPLPGLWEIEVESRRTSPLLANPFTLTAAVQGVTVDPATVELPSVTAGQATPVTWSLTNAFGPVTVSGKGGPLGSAAVSRPTIADGEQQTYHVTVPAGATRLDVAINNPSDPKADLDLVVQRNGVRVASSADGDSDESVSIANPAAGTYDVIIDGYSVPAGTTTYDYRDVFYAAALGSLDATATTVALGNGASASLSGSVTAQSAPAPGRRLFGELLVVTDQGAVVGRGNVSIGAVN
- a CDS encoding 4-hydroxy-3-methylbut-2-enyl diphosphate reductase, translated to MTEAETTPRTGKRVLLAKPRGYCAGVDRAVQTVEEALKLYGAPIYVRKQIVHNKHVVQTLEAKGAIFVEENEEVPEGATVIFSAHGVAPEVYEQAKERSLKAIDATCPLVTKVHQEARRFAAEDYDILLIGHEGHEEVIGTAGEAPAHIQLVDGPDGVDKVTVRDPSKVVWLSQTTLSVDETLETVARLKQKLPLLQSPPSDDICYATSNRQHVVKEIAPDCDVVLVVGSRNSSNSVRLVEVALDAGARAGHLVDFAHEIDDAWLADARTVGVTSGASVPDELVQQVLAHLAERGFTDVDEVTTANERLTFSLPQELKRDLKAAAGRG